The Pithys albifrons albifrons isolate INPA30051 chromosome 13, PitAlb_v1, whole genome shotgun sequence genome has a segment encoding these proteins:
- the CLK3 gene encoding dual specificity protein kinase CLK3 — MHHCRRFRSPEQEAELGHRWKRRRSRSREYEPRLRCLPRRDLPRRSRSRSPERMPYHRRCRRDSDTYRFEERSPLFEEDYYSTRPRTWRRSRGRDQHRPKRYQHHCRKRRSRSCSSTSSRSQQSSKRSRSVEDDKEGHLVCRIGDWLQERYEIVGSLGEGTFGKVVECVDHARGKSQVALKIIKNVGKYREAARLEINVLKKIKEKDKENKFLCVLMSDWFNFHGHMCIAFELLGKNTFEFLKENNFQPYPLPQIRHMAYQLCHALRFLHDNQLTHTDLKPENILFVNSDFDTLYNENKSCEEKSIRNTSIRVADFGSATFDHEHHTTIVATRHYRPPEVILELGWAQPCDVWSTGCILFEYYRGFTLFQTHENREHLVMMEKILGPLPSHMVHKTRKQKYFHNGSLVWDENTSDGRYVQENCKPLRTYMLHDSLEHAQLFDLMRRMLEFDPSQRITFSEALLHPFFAGLSAEERMLCGRGTSRDLSR, encoded by the exons CCCTGAGAGGATGCCTTACCACAGGAGGTGCCGGCGGGACAGCGATACCTACCGGTTCGAAGAACGAAGCCCGTTGTTCGAGGAGGATTATTACTCGACACGCCCACGGACCTGGCGGCGATCCAGGGGCAGGGATCAGCACCGGCCCAAGAGATACCAGCACCACTGCCGGAAACGCAGGAGCAGGTCTTGTAGCAGTACCTCCTCG AGAAGCCAACAGAGCAGTAAGCGCAGCAGGAGCGTGGAAGATGACAAGGAAGGTCACCTGGTGTGCAGGATCGGCGATTGGCTTCAAGAGCGAT ATGAGATTGTCGGCAGCCTCGGTGAAGGCACTTTTGGCAAAGTGGTAGAGTGTGTGGACCATGCCAG AGGCAAATCACAGGTAGCACTGAAAATCATAAAAAACGTTGGAAAGTACCGAGaagcagccaggctggaaatCAACgtcctgaaaaaaatcaaagagaagGACAAGGAGAACAAATT cttgtgtgtcctgatgtcgGACTGGTTCAACTTCCACGGCCACATGTGCATTGCCTTTGAGCTGCTGGGCAAGAACACATTCGAGTTCCTGAAGGAGAACAACTTCCAGCCATATCCTCTCCCTCAGATCCGGCACATGGCCTACCAGCTCTGCCATGCCCTGAGAT TTCTGCATGACAACCAGCTGACTCACACTGACCTCAAGCCAGAAAACATCTTGTTTGTCAACTCAGATTTTGACACTCTCTACAATGAGAATAAG AGCTGTGAGGAGAAGTCCATCCGGAACACGAGCATCCGCGTGGCAGACTTTGGAAGTGCCACCTTTGATCACGAGCACCACACCACGATCGTGGCTACCCGGCACTACCGTCCCCCAGAAGTGATTCTGG agctgggctgggcacagccatgtGATGTCTGGAGCACTGGCTGCATTCTGTTTGAGTATTACCGTGGTTTCACGCTCTTCCAG ACTCATGAGAATCGTGAGCATCTTGTGATGATGGAGAAAATCCTTGGGCCACTTCCATCTCACATGGTCCACAAAACTCG GAAGCAAAAATACTTCCACAATGGCAGCCTGGTATGGGATGAGAACACATCGGATGGGAGATATGTCCAAGAGAACTGCAAGCCCCTACGG ACATACATGCTGCACGACTCCCTGGAGCACGCCCAGCTCTTTGACCTGATGAGGAGGATGTTGGAGTTTGACCCTTCGCAGAGGATCACGTTCTCAGAAGCCCTCCTGCATCCCTTCTTTGCTGGCCTCTCTGCAGAGGAGAGGATGCTGTGTGGGCGGGGCACCAGCCGGGACCTGAGCAGATGA